In a genomic window of Pelecanus crispus isolate bPelCri1 chromosome 1, bPelCri1.pri, whole genome shotgun sequence:
- the GABARAPL1 gene encoding gamma-aminobutyric acid receptor-associated protein-like 1: MKFQYKEDHPFEYRKKEGEKIRKKYPDRVPVIVEKAPKARVPDLDKRKYLVPSDLTVGQFYFLIRKRIHLRPEDALFFFVNNTIPPTSATMGQLYEDNHEEDYFLYVAYSDESVYGK, from the exons ATGAAGTTCCAGTACAAGGAAGACCACCCGTTCGagtacaggaaaaaagaaggggagaaaatcAGGAAGAAATATCCCGACAGAGTCCCT GTAATTGTGGAAAAAGCACCAAAAGCCAGAGTACCTGACCTAGACAAAAGGAAGTATCTTGTGCCTTCTGACCTCACAG TTGGCCAGTTCTACTTCTTAATCCGAAAGCGGATTCACCTGAGGCCGGAAGATGCCCTGTTCTTCTTTGTCAATAATACCATCCCTCCCACCAGTGCTACCATGGGCCAGCTGTACGAG gATAACCACGAGGAGGACTATTTTCTCTATGTGGCCTACAGCGATGAGAGCGTCTACGGCAAGTGA